The bacterium genomic sequence CCTTTCTTGCTTTTCTTTTTGCTACAGAAAAAGTTCCAAATCCAACAAGAGTCACAGGGTTGCCTTTTTTAAGAGAACCTTTGATAGCATCCAGCACTGCGTCGACTGCTGCTGCTGCTTCTTTTTTTGTGGAGACAACCTTTGCTACTGCTTCTATTAGACCTGCTTTGTTCATTGTTTGTCACCTCCTTTGTATTGTTTATCTTTATAATATAACCCCTTACAAATTTTGTCAAGAGGAAAATGTAAATTTATCAAGGGCTTGTAAAGTTGCGGTGTAAAAAAGTATGCGGTGTCTACTCACTCTGGTACTACGGCGCATACATCTTCTACTCAACAATCAGGCACTCTGAGAACTTACCCTTCTGCATATAAAGCATCTCCGAAGGGTTCAACAGGCTCAGAGTATAAGAACAAAAGGGCTGAACCTTTTGTTAACAGCCCCCCATTCCGTCTTTGCGAGCCGTTTTTTGGCGTGGCAATCTCGCCGAAGGCGGAAAGAAATGCCCCTGCTTTTGCCCTCTACCCTTGAGGGAGAGGGATTAAGGGTGAGGGGTGCAGTTAGCAGGCTAAGAAAAAACAAAAGACGTAATGATAAAAAATTAGACTTCCCCTTGTATGTCATTCCGGGCTTGATCCGGACTCTCGTTTTTGCACTTTACTTACTACCAAAGTGGATTAAGTGAGAGATCCTGAAACAAGTTCAGGATAACAAACTGGGGCGTTTATAGACACATACTTTTTTAACGAAGGAAAAGACAAAGGCAAGGTTAAATACAATAGTGTATAGGATAAAGACGAGGATTACCACGTCGCAATCCCTCAAAAGCATTCGGACTAAGACGCTTCTCGTAAAACAAGCAAAAAACATAAAAGACCCCCTCACCTTGCATCCTCTCCCCCAGAGGAGAGGCAAATAAGGAAAGATTGTCATTCCGGACTTGCTCCGGAATCTCGTTTTTTACGTTGTGCCTATTCCCAACGTGGGTTACATTAGAGAACCTGAACAAGTTCAGGATAACAAAATGTGACGGAGGGAGAGGGACTTTTTTTTACTTGTCTTGACAAAAAAAAAGGGGTATAATAGGGTTAAGTTAGTCATTAAAAATTTAATAGAGAAGAGAAAATGTTTAGAGAAAAAATAGCAGAGTTTTTAAAGAAAGCAGAAGAGTATAAAGTAATTTTTATATGGGTGTTTGTAGCGATTATCCTTATTTCCCTTTTAAGGTTTACCTTCTGGTTTACAAAAAGAGGTAAAAGTGAAGGCACAAGAACTTATATAAAACAACTCTCAAGTAAAGATGTTGAAAAGAGGAAAGAAGCCCTATATTCGTTGGGTCAAGACACTTCTAAATCTGCTCTCCCTAAGATAGAAAAGATGTTAATGGAGGACCCAGATTTAGGTGTTAAGAGAGTTGCCGCTTGGAGTTTAGGTTCTCTTGATAAAGATAAACTTGTATCTCTTCTTGACAGCAAAGATGCAAATATAAAGGCTATTGCAATAGAAACCCTTATGAAACTTGATAAAGAGAACGTAAAGTATTTGGTCGGGCTTTTCTCTTCTGAAGGTTTAGATGGAAAAAAGAAGATACTCTCTTATATTGAGTCTTCTGATATTTCTTCTTATACAAATGAACTTATGAAGATAGCTGAAAGACCAAGCGAGGTTTTGGAAATAAGGAAAGAAGCGCTTAATATGTTTAATAAGGTGGATATACAAGAAGATATTGAAAGCAGGTTGCTGAACCTATATTATAATGATGAGAACCAAGAAATAAAGAATTTGTCTTACGAGGTAATTCAGAAAAGTAAAACCAGAAAGAGTAGACAATAACATTTTAGGTTTAAGGGGGTGAATTAAATGGCTTTATTAAAAAGGTTGACCCGCAAAATCCAATCTATGTCAAATTGCAAACTTCAGCAGGCACATTTTAATTCAATAGGGTTTACCCTAATAGAACTACTTGTTGTTATGGCCATAATATCTATGTTGGCAGGAGAACTTTTACCTGCTCTTTCAACTGCCAGAGAAAAAGGTAGACAAGCAAACTGTATAAGTAACCTTAAACAATTTAGTATCTCT encodes the following:
- a CDS encoding HU family DNA-binding protein yields the protein MNKAGLIEAVAKVVSTKKEAAAAVDAVLDAIKGSLKKGNPVTLVGFGTFSVAKRKARKGRNPQTGEEIKIAAKKVPVFKAGSDLKKAVK
- a CDS encoding HEAT repeat domain-containing protein gives rise to the protein MFREKIAEFLKKAEEYKVIFIWVFVAIILISLLRFTFWFTKRGKSEGTRTYIKQLSSKDVEKRKEALYSLGQDTSKSALPKIEKMLMEDPDLGVKRVAAWSLGSLDKDKLVSLLDSKDANIKAIAIETLMKLDKENVKYLVGLFSSEGLDGKKKILSYIESSDISSYTNELMKIAERPSEVLEIRKEALNMFNKVDIQEDIESRLLNLYYNDENQEIKNLSYEVIQKSKTRKSRQ